The following are from one region of the Silene latifolia isolate original U9 population chromosome 9, ASM4854445v1, whole genome shotgun sequence genome:
- the LOC141602251 gene encoding uncharacterized protein LOC141602251 — MSSYRLIYGKGCHLPVEVEHKAYWAIKAFNQNVDEAGLYRKLQIQELEEFRHNAYHNASIYKEKARSWHDKMVTRRVFKEGQDVLVFQSRLKNFSGKLGSRWFGPYKVKKVFPHGVVEVEDPTSGKVIKVNGQRLKNYFKGIELQGEEDPIYKD, encoded by the coding sequence ATGTCTTCATATAGGCTAATTTATGGGAAGGGATGCCACCTTCCCGTAGAAGTTGAACACAAAGCCTATTGGGCCATCAAAGCTTTCAATCAAAATGTCGATGAGGCGGGATTGTACCGAAAGCTTCAAATTcaagaattggaagagtttaggcacAATGCCTATCACAATGCTAGTATTTACAAGGAAAAGGCTCGgtcttggcatgacaagatggtAACAAGAAGGGTTTTTAAAGAGGGACAAGATGttttggtttttcaaagtcgTCTCAAGAATTTTTCCGGCAAGCTAGGGTCGAGGTGGTTTGGGCCTTACAAAGTCAAGAAAGTCTTTCCGCATGGAGTAGTGGAGGTAGAAGACCCGACCTCGGGAAAAGTGATAAAGGTCAATGGGCAACGGTTGAAGAATTACTTCAAGGGAATCGAGTTACAAGGTGAAGAAGATCCAATTTACAAAGATTAA